A section of the Kribbella sp. HUAS MG21 genome encodes:
- a CDS encoding AAA family ATPase produces the protein MSRTLLVAPDRPGAYPTIGAAVLDAPEDAVVSIAPGVYRETIDLSDRSVTLVADDGEVVIDATSAQAPVLRAAGGRLTLRELTVRAGDAPAVQLDGGTLRAERCAFSAGFGPAVLVTGPAEATVSHCQVTGAEHGLVLEDCRAHVEHTTVAGMSADGVIVRLGATVVLRDSQVSDCGRRGVYCYQYGRPTIEGCEVSGTAETGILIAYDSTAVLRHTFVHDTAGPAVSFGRRCRGEVVSCRWENTAEPALDLAEPELVAVTAAVQARATTADPARADVESLLAELDTMVGLASVKEEVRSLIDEIQVNEWRRKAGLPIGSLSHHLVFAGAPGTGKTTVARIYGKLLAALGVLPKGQFNEVARRDLVGQYLGHTAEKTTKVFESATGGVLFIDEAYALSRAGAENDSFGQEAIDALVKLMEDHRDEVAVIVAGYSNEMRQFLDANPGLASRFSKTIDFEDYSPDELTLIVQRMVAANEYDLDAAAAPLLHQHFAAVSQAANFGNARDARRLFDRARKAQSQRLRRLGGMPALSDLRTLHIDDVTAAVS, from the coding sequence ATGAGCCGGACATTGCTGGTGGCACCCGACCGTCCAGGTGCCTACCCGACCATCGGAGCGGCAGTACTCGACGCACCCGAGGATGCGGTCGTCTCGATCGCTCCCGGCGTCTACCGGGAGACCATCGACCTCTCCGACCGGTCAGTGACCCTGGTCGCCGACGACGGCGAGGTGGTCATCGACGCCACCAGCGCGCAGGCGCCGGTACTACGAGCCGCCGGAGGCCGCCTCACTCTCCGGGAGCTCACTGTCCGGGCCGGTGACGCACCGGCGGTCCAGCTCGACGGCGGCACGCTGCGGGCCGAGCGCTGTGCGTTCTCCGCCGGCTTCGGTCCGGCGGTACTCGTCACCGGTCCGGCGGAGGCGACGGTGTCGCACTGTCAGGTGACGGGCGCCGAGCACGGTCTGGTGCTGGAGGACTGCAGGGCCCACGTCGAGCACACCACGGTGGCAGGTATGTCCGCCGACGGCGTCATCGTCCGCCTCGGTGCGACCGTCGTACTGCGGGACAGTCAGGTCAGCGACTGCGGACGCCGCGGCGTCTACTGCTACCAGTACGGCCGGCCGACCATCGAGGGCTGCGAGGTCTCCGGTACGGCGGAAACGGGCATCCTGATCGCCTACGACTCCACGGCCGTACTGCGGCACACGTTCGTCCACGACACGGCTGGTCCAGCTGTGTCGTTCGGGCGCCGGTGCCGGGGTGAGGTCGTGTCGTGCCGCTGGGAGAACACCGCCGAGCCGGCACTCGACCTGGCAGAGCCGGAACTGGTGGCCGTGACAGCCGCGGTGCAGGCGCGAGCCACTACTGCCGACCCGGCCAGGGCGGATGTGGAGTCGTTGCTGGCGGAGCTGGACACCATGGTCGGCCTGGCGAGTGTGAAGGAGGAGGTGCGCAGCCTGATCGACGAGATCCAGGTCAACGAGTGGCGACGGAAGGCCGGCCTGCCGATCGGCAGCCTGAGTCACCACCTGGTGTTCGCGGGCGCGCCGGGGACCGGCAAGACCACTGTGGCGCGGATCTACGGCAAGCTGCTCGCAGCGCTCGGGGTGCTGCCGAAGGGCCAGTTCAACGAGGTGGCGCGCCGGGACCTGGTGGGGCAGTACCTCGGCCACACCGCCGAGAAGACGACGAAGGTGTTCGAGAGCGCGACAGGTGGTGTGCTGTTCATCGACGAGGCCTATGCCTTGTCGCGGGCGGGCGCGGAGAACGACAGCTTCGGCCAGGAGGCGATCGACGCGCTGGTGAAGCTGATGGAGGACCATCGGGACGAGGTCGCCGTGATCGTCGCGGGGTACAGCAACGAGATGCGGCAGTTCCTCGACGCCAACCCGGGCCTGGCGTCCAGGTTCTCCAAGACCATCGACTTCGAGGACTACTCCCCCGACGAGCTCACACTCATCGTGCAGCGCATGGTGGCAGCCAACGAGTACGACCTGGACGCCGCGGCCGCGCCCTTGCTGCACCAGCACTTCGCGGCCGTCTCCCAGGCGGCCAACTTCGGCAATGCGCGGGATGCCCGGCGGCTGTTCGACCGCGCGCGGAAGGCACAGTCGCAGCGGCTGCGCCGGCTGGGCGGCATGCCTGCGCTCAGCGACCTGCGCACGCTGCACATCGACGACGTGACGGCCGCCGTGTCATGA
- a CDS encoding serine/threonine-protein kinase, whose amino-acid sequence MTDKTGPDSVPVLPGCTEVVLVRSGMPRTFRCLRQGTALSALVYPVRVDAGTASTFSKQAKALQGINHPHVAPVLESGLADGYPYLLTTPDAGTLAEQVRDQLRSPAELAVLGRQLAEGLAALHAAGLVHGGLTPGAVVRLPDGRPQLSALTLGLGQHTGHAALNSPSQLYVAPETLRDGTVTAASDLYALGAVLYAAISGKPPLAARMGETAGEHILRVLNEPPARLDVLPDAFADVIARLLEKDPVRRQVSAEVVAASLAALATPATPPMPAVRPVTAAAPKPTAPVGQQQSRPLPRPAVMSRASLRAWPPATNTKPAPAQPAPPQPAATPTPTPTAQAPIAQAPSAQPRATQPPTTPPPAAPTPAPSPAAAVPVSPPAEPKRRNWLLVAACVLVAGALITTLALINRQSQADDKPLAAPTPTTSSTPALVVKLNPPADHSTYVDLSWSGPSDVNYVVVIAQAGKPATTKLVYKRTKYRVPVVPGVQYCFAVQATDGLNTTETAPHPVRDAQCER is encoded by the coding sequence GTGACAGACAAGACAGGACCCGATTCGGTGCCGGTGCTGCCGGGCTGCACGGAGGTGGTTCTGGTCCGGTCCGGGATGCCGAGGACCTTCCGATGCCTACGGCAAGGGACCGCGCTCAGCGCGCTGGTGTATCCGGTGCGGGTGGACGCCGGTACGGCGTCGACGTTCAGCAAGCAGGCCAAGGCGCTGCAGGGCATCAACCACCCGCATGTCGCACCCGTGCTGGAGTCCGGGCTGGCCGATGGGTACCCGTACTTGCTGACCACCCCGGACGCGGGAACCCTGGCTGAGCAGGTCCGCGACCAGCTCCGCTCACCTGCGGAGCTGGCCGTGCTCGGTCGGCAGCTCGCGGAGGGTCTGGCTGCGCTGCACGCTGCTGGGCTGGTGCATGGCGGTCTTACTCCTGGTGCAGTGGTCCGACTGCCTGACGGGCGCCCGCAGCTGTCCGCGCTCACGCTCGGTCTGGGGCAGCACACCGGACATGCGGCGCTGAACTCACCCAGCCAGCTGTACGTCGCTCCGGAGACGCTGCGGGACGGGACCGTCACCGCGGCGTCCGACCTGTACGCACTGGGCGCTGTGCTGTACGCCGCAATCAGCGGGAAGCCACCGCTCGCGGCCCGGATGGGTGAGACTGCGGGCGAGCACATCCTGCGGGTGCTGAACGAGCCGCCGGCACGTCTCGACGTACTGCCGGATGCCTTTGCGGACGTGATCGCGCGGCTGCTGGAGAAGGACCCGGTCAGGCGTCAGGTGTCCGCGGAGGTGGTGGCCGCGTCGCTTGCAGCACTGGCGACTCCCGCTACGCCGCCTATGCCTGCGGTGCGGCCGGTGACTGCTGCCGCACCTAAGCCGACGGCTCCTGTTGGGCAGCAGCAGTCGCGGCCACTGCCGCGACCTGCGGTGATGTCGCGCGCCAGCCTGCGCGCCTGGCCCCCGGCCACCAACACAAAGCCGGCCCCAGCACAACCCGCTCCCCCACAGCCAGCCGCCACACCTACGCCCACGCCCACCGCACAGGCGCCCATCGCGCAGGCACCTTCCGCACAGCCGCGCGCCACGCAGCCGCCGACCACTCCGCCGCCGGCCGCACCTACGCCTGCGCCTTCCCCCGCGGCGGCTGTCCCCGTGAGTCCGCCGGCTGAGCCCAAGCGGCGCAACTGGTTGCTCGTCGCCGCCTGTGTACTCGTCGCAGGCGCCCTGATCACCACGCTCGCCCTGATCAACCGCCAGAGCCAGGCCGACGACAAACCCCTCGCAGCCCCGACACCGACGACCAGCTCCACCCCAGCCCTGGTCGTCAAGCTCAACCCACCAGCCGACCACAGCACGTACGTCGACCTCAGCTGGAGCGGCCCGTCCGACGTCAACTACGTCGTCGTGATCGCCCAGGCCGGCAAGCCCGCCACCACCAAGCTCGTCTACAAGCGCACCAAGTACCGCGTCCCCGTGGTGCCCGGTGTGCAGTACTGCTTCGCCGTCCAGGCCACCGACGGGCTCAACACGACCGAGACCGCGCCGCACCCGGTGCGCGACGCCCAGTGCGAGCGCTGA
- a CDS encoding DUF3488 and transglutaminase-like domain-containing protein, which yields MSRRLPVLGVLAAAVVAGLLYAPLFGTTAVLWPMLAVAVIAYLVEEAILRRPPLARWRVPLTLVGGVVALLAVIPGAARRPVALWDAVTSGWRRTLESTWPASPSPDLVAFVPVLVLLACLLGARVLQRSRLLALLPALVVAGLSQAYVTVTGVDAVLVGLALAGCFALVLLQWPGDRGAWLRLVAALVAMAAGASSLGLTLPTATAVHLPKPSPPDAPTVLSNPLTEVAARLNSPDTVVFTARANGPVDRWPVIALDRFDGVTWTAAPKFQRLGRELPLDPHVTVPVRRQSADLALAEWSLPWLPGQARTLSVVDDVPLLVDPASGALLAEQSRPSQYRITWAEPTVDADELASAGVNSELGSGADLGEVPAGVDELARSIAGDVRPSFQLALVLEKYLRTNYKLATGENLPTGHGYPQLNHFLLRSKRGTSEQFAAAYVVMARLLGLPARLVVGFKQPETASPDGTYVIRNRDVLAWPEVAVTGVGWVPLDPTGAAASKGGGGLAGAAETVRKKLPSTKEIEREHQAEPTLPEPKTAATHDFPGWSVLLIVGAALVAVVVLWLVGVPLLKAVRRQRRRRHGTLGAWAEARDLLRDHGIRVTPAATARDLARESDGAVSQAMTLLAGCLDRALWSGQDADPDREFAWSAVRKARRGLAEGRLSQRIRTTFSARSLIG from the coding sequence ATGAGTCGACGGCTACCTGTCCTCGGAGTGCTCGCGGCCGCTGTGGTCGCGGGCCTCCTGTACGCACCGCTCTTCGGTACGACGGCTGTGCTCTGGCCGATGCTTGCTGTTGCCGTGATCGCTTACCTGGTTGAGGAAGCGATCCTGCGGCGACCACCACTGGCGCGTTGGCGGGTGCCGTTGACGCTAGTTGGTGGCGTTGTCGCGTTGCTGGCCGTCATACCCGGCGCCGCCCGCCGTCCGGTGGCGCTGTGGGATGCGGTGACGTCCGGTTGGCGTCGTACGCTCGAGTCGACCTGGCCCGCGAGTCCGTCGCCTGACCTGGTGGCCTTCGTACCTGTGCTCGTGCTGCTGGCCTGTCTCCTGGGCGCGCGGGTGTTGCAGCGTTCGCGGTTGCTGGCGTTGCTGCCCGCTCTTGTGGTGGCTGGGCTCTCTCAGGCTTACGTCACCGTGACCGGCGTCGACGCGGTACTTGTCGGCCTTGCGCTGGCTGGGTGCTTTGCGTTGGTCCTTCTGCAGTGGCCAGGTGACCGTGGTGCATGGCTTCGGCTGGTCGCTGCACTCGTTGCCATGGCGGCTGGTGCCAGCAGCCTCGGTCTGACGTTGCCGACCGCCACTGCGGTGCACCTGCCGAAGCCGAGCCCTCCTGATGCGCCAACGGTGCTGAGCAACCCGCTGACCGAGGTGGCGGCGCGGCTGAATTCCCCCGACACCGTGGTGTTCACTGCTCGTGCCAATGGACCTGTGGATCGCTGGCCGGTCATTGCGTTGGACAGGTTCGACGGCGTGACCTGGACGGCTGCACCGAAGTTCCAGCGGCTCGGTCGTGAACTGCCCCTCGACCCACACGTGACTGTTCCGGTACGGCGGCAGTCGGCGGATCTCGCGCTCGCGGAGTGGTCGCTGCCTTGGTTGCCCGGTCAGGCCCGCACGCTGTCGGTGGTGGATGACGTGCCGTTGCTCGTCGACCCGGCGTCCGGTGCGTTGCTGGCGGAGCAGTCGCGGCCGTCGCAGTACCGGATCACCTGGGCGGAGCCGACCGTGGATGCCGACGAGCTGGCGTCAGCCGGGGTCAACTCCGAGCTGGGCAGCGGTGCGGACCTGGGTGAGGTGCCTGCCGGTGTCGACGAGTTGGCGCGCAGCATCGCCGGTGACGTGCGGCCGTCGTTCCAGCTCGCGCTGGTGCTCGAGAAGTACCTGCGGACCAACTACAAGCTCGCCACCGGCGAGAACCTGCCGACCGGCCACGGGTACCCGCAGCTCAACCACTTCCTGCTCCGCAGCAAACGCGGTACGTCGGAACAGTTCGCGGCGGCGTACGTCGTGATGGCACGGCTGCTCGGACTACCGGCGCGACTGGTGGTCGGGTTCAAGCAGCCTGAGACAGCGAGCCCCGACGGGACGTACGTGATCCGGAACCGGGACGTGCTCGCGTGGCCCGAGGTGGCGGTGACAGGTGTCGGCTGGGTACCGCTCGACCCGACCGGAGCCGCCGCGTCCAAGGGCGGCGGCGGTCTGGCCGGTGCGGCGGAGACGGTGCGCAAGAAGTTGCCGTCGACCAAGGAGATCGAGCGCGAGCACCAGGCCGAGCCGACCCTGCCTGAGCCCAAGACCGCCGCCACACACGACTTTCCGGGCTGGTCGGTGTTGCTGATCGTCGGTGCCGCACTGGTCGCAGTAGTCGTGCTGTGGCTCGTAGGTGTTCCACTGCTCAAGGCCGTACGGCGGCAGCGGCGCAGGCGGCACGGGACGCTCGGAGCCTGGGCCGAGGCGCGGGACCTGCTGCGGGACCACGGCATCCGGGTGACGCCGGCTGCGACCGCCCGCGACCTGGCGCGCGAGTCGGACGGAGCCGTGTCGCAGGCGATGACCTTGCTGGCCGGCTGTCTGGACCGGGCGCTGTGGTCGGGACAGGACGCGGATCCGGACCGGGAGTTCGCGTGGTCCGCGGTACGGAAGGCGCGGCGCGGGCTGGCCGAAGGGCGGTTGTCGCAGCGGATCCGGACGACGTTCAGCGCCCGCAGTCTGATCGGGTGA